A window of the Deinococcus gobiensis I-0 genome harbors these coding sequences:
- a CDS encoding TAXI family TRAP transporter solute-binding subunit — translation MRSLILALTLLPLGAAQAQTSTAQTSATPTPATTTGTLNVATGSPTGTYSAMFKNIGRVCTQSAYLRERGSSGSLENIDLLLNNEVSLAFVQSDVLKARQQIDKDPRVDGIKALLPLHREELHLFALPSVVSRNILGQTKTQGVAKFEDLKGKKVAAWGGSLITARVVGAMTGLNFEVVSVKDQESAFAALRSRQVDAVLAVVGQPATWVKTLSGVNLVAVPLSDRMKSIYSPAKLFYPNISAASVPTVAVQSVLATRDFKTPERKKLLLAYQKCAVSKLVNLQEDEGMHPKWQDVDFKTWPWPQYK, via the coding sequence CAGACCTCGACCGCCCAGACCTCGGCCACGCCGACCCCGGCCACCACGACCGGCACCCTCAACGTCGCCACCGGCAGCCCGACCGGCACCTACAGCGCCATGTTCAAGAACATCGGGCGGGTCTGCACCCAGAGCGCCTACCTGCGCGAGCGGGGCAGCAGCGGCAGCTTGGAGAACATCGACCTGCTGCTGAACAACGAGGTCTCGCTGGCCTTCGTGCAGAGCGACGTACTCAAGGCCCGCCAGCAGATTGACAAGGACCCGCGCGTGGACGGCATCAAGGCGCTGCTGCCGCTGCACCGCGAGGAACTGCATCTCTTCGCGCTGCCGTCCGTGGTCAGCAGGAACATTCTTGGCCAGACGAAAACGCAGGGTGTCGCCAAGTTCGAGGACCTCAAGGGCAAGAAGGTGGCGGCCTGGGGCGGCAGCCTCATCACGGCCCGCGTGGTGGGCGCGATGACGGGCCTGAACTTCGAGGTCGTGTCCGTCAAGGACCAGGAAAGTGCCTTCGCCGCCCTGCGGAGCCGGCAGGTGGACGCCGTGCTGGCGGTCGTCGGGCAACCCGCGACCTGGGTCAAGACGCTCAGCGGCGTGAACCTCGTGGCCGTGCCGCTCAGTGACCGCATGAAGAGCATCTACAGCCCCGCCAAGCTGTTCTACCCGAACATCAGCGCGGCCAGCGTCCCCACCGTGGCCGTGCAGAGCGTCCTGGCGACCCGCGACTTCAAGACGCCGGAGCGCAAGAAGCTGCTGCTGGCCTACCAGAAGTGCGCCGTGAGCAAACTGGTGAACCTGCAGGAGGACGAGGGCATGCACCCCAAGTGGCAGGACGTGGATTTCAAGACCTGGCCCTGGCCGCAGTACAAGTAA